The Panicum hallii strain FIL2 chromosome 9, PHallii_v3.1, whole genome shotgun sequence genome has a window encoding:
- the LOC112876125 gene encoding short-chain dehydrogenase TIC 32, chloroplastic-like: MWWFYRKGPSGFSGASTAEEVTAGVDGRGLVAVVTGASSGIGLETARVLAMRGVHVVMAVRNVSAGVAAKEAIAAKIPGARMDVLELDLSSIASVRRFASEFESLNLTLNILINNAGVMTRHCKLSCDGLELHFATNHIGHFLLTNLLLENMKSSCRDSGVEGRIVNLTSSGHFMTYPEGICFNKIHDPSGLNDFIAYGQSKLANILHSNKLSRILKEEGVNISANAVHPGVIRTNLFRNRTIVSVLLNTIGRIISRSVEQGAATTCYVAMHTQVKGISGKYFANCNIGSPSSQASDAELAKKLWQFSLQTVS, from the exons ATGTGGTGGTTCTACCGCAAAGGGCCCTCGGGCTTCTCCGGCGCCTCCACGGCCGAGGAGGTCACCGCCGGCGTCGACGGCCGAGGCCTGGTCGCCGTCGTCACCG GTGCGTCCAGCGGCATCGGGCTGGAGACGGCGCGCGTCCTAGCGATGCGCGGCGTGCACGTCGTCATGGCCGTGCGCAACGTCTCCGCCGGCGTCGCCGCCAAGGAGGCCATCGCAGCGAAGATCCCCGGCGCGAGGATGGACGTGCTGGAGCTGGACCTCAGCTCCATAGCGTCAGTGAGGAGATTCGCCTCCGAGTTCGAGTCTCTGAACCTGACCCTCAACATTCTCAT CAACAACGCTGGAGTGATGACAAGGCACTGCAAGCTTTCCTGCGACGGCCTGGAATTGCATTTCGCCACTAATCACATTG GCCATTTTCTTCTAACAAACCTCTTACTGGAGAACATGAAGAGTAGCTGCAGGGACAGTGGTGTTGAGGGGAGGATCGTCAATCTGACATCTTCGGGCCATTTCATGACCTATCCTGAAGGGATATGTTTCAATAAAATTCATGATCCTTCAGG TTTGAACGACTTTATTGCTTACGGTCAATCAAAGCTTGCCAACATTCTTCATTCTAACAAACTGTCCCGAATCCTAAAG GAGGAAGGAGTGAATATTTCTGCTAATGCAGTTCATCCTGGTGTCATCAGGACGAACCTTTTTAGGAACAGGACTATTGTCTCTG TTCTCTTGAACACCATTGGAAGAATCATCTCTAGAAGTGTAGAACAG GGTGCCGCAACGACATGCTATGTGGCAATGCATACTCAAGTCAAGGGCATAAGTGGGAAATACTTTGCCAACTGCAATATAGGCAGCCCAAGCTCGCAGGCTTCAGATGCTGAGTTGGCCAAGAAGTTATGGCAATTCAGCTTGCAGACAGTGTCTTGA
- the LOC112875054 gene encoding uncharacterized protein LOC112875054 yields the protein MSGGVGPTAGGGITLPSMGAPPPPLHPTPTSPTARPHHHYYLFSIKQLNTLGAAAVLAFSTTVPLSEIAFAVLLLPYLLVLAWVAFPQRPGKPNPAAPVFPGLGGRLRLAVHTAVGFIVGAALPALYILDGLRAGDTAGVAAAAPHAFLLSAQVFTEGIAAAWPGTFSLPVRAAVPVMYSARRMFAASEWLREEMQERDELGRGPPVAPRRVAAGRAIAAANLAFWGFNLFAFLLPFYLPKALRRYYLGTDHEDDGDHRSSAAEQQQKQLQEGEGKKDS from the coding sequence ATGTCAGGCGGCGTCGGCCCGACGGCGGGGGGCGGCATCACGCTGCCGTCCATgggcgcgcccccgccgccgctgcacccGACGCCCACCTCCCCGACGGCGCGGCCGCACCACCACTACTACCTCTTCTCCATCAAGCAGCTCAACACGCTGGGCGCGGCCGCCGTGCTCGCCTTCTCCACCACGGTCCCGCTCTCGGAGATCGCCTTCGCGGTGCTCCTCCTCCCCTACCTCCTCGTCCTCGCCTGGGTCGCCTTCCCGCAGCGCCCCGGCAAGCCCAACCCGGCCGCGCCCGTCTTCCCGGGCCTCGGCGGGCGGCTCCGCCTCGCCGTGCACACCGCGGTGGGGTTCATCGTCGGCGCCGCGCTCCCGGCGCTCTACATCCTGGACGGGCTCCGGGCCGGGGACACGGCcggcgtcgccgccgcggccccgcacGCGTTCCTCCTCTCCGCGCAGGTCTTCACCGAGGGCATCGCTGCGGCGTGGCCGGGCACGTTCTCGCTCCCCGTCAGGGCCGCGGTGCCCGTGATGTACAGCGCGCGCAGGATGTTCGCGGCGTCCGAGTGGCTGCGGGAGGAGATGCAGGAGCGCGACGAGCTCGGGCGTGGCCCGCCCGTGGCGCcgcggcgggtggcggccggcagggCGATCGCGGCCGCCAACCTGGCGTTCTGGGGGTTCAACCTGTTCGCCTTCCTGCTGCCGTTCTACCTGCCCAAGGCGCTCCGGAGGTACTACCTCGGCACCGACCATGAGGACGATGGTGACCATCGCTCGAGCGCGGCGGAGCAACAGCAGAAGCAGCTGCAGGAGGGTGAAGGGAAGAAGGATTCGTAG